CCGTGGAAGACTGGAATAGTGCCAGCGGTTGGCATAACGCGCGGACGCCCGCCGATCCGCTGGCGGATCTGGATTCGAGGATCAACAGCGCCACTCCGGTCGAAGTTCCCGAGCTTGGCGCTTTCTGGACCGGTGCGGTGGGCTATTTCGCGTACGACATTGTCCGGCACATCGAGAACCTTCCGCGCCGCCCCGGCGACGATGGCCTGGCTGACAGCATCTTCATCTTCACCAGGTCGATGATCATTGTCGACAGCCTCAGGTCGCAGGCTCGTATCGTCGTCGGTGTTCATCTTCGGGATGATGCCTCGCGATCGAGTACGGATCTCCGCGAGCTGTTCGATACTGCATCGCTGGAGATCGATGAGCTGCAGCGCCGGCTGCGCGATCCCTCTCCACTTGGCCAGCTCGCGCTTGATTCAAATCGCGCCCCTGCGACGGGCCGGTCGAGCATCGAGCGGTCCGCGTTCCTCGACGCCGTCGAGCGCATCCGCGAATACATATTCGCCGGAGACTGCTTTCAGGTGCTACTGTCGAGGCGAATCGAGCTCGAGGCCGACTTTGACCCCGTTTCGCTCTACCGGGTGTTGCGTGCCCTCAATCCGTCGCCGTACATGTACCACGTCGTGCTCGATGGGACCGAGATTGTCGGCAGCTCTCCCGAGCTGCTGGTGCGAAAAACCGGCAACCGGGTGACTGTCCGCCCTATCGCCGGTACGCGAAGAAGAGGCGTCGATGCCGACGAGGATGCGCAACTCACCGCGGAGTTGCTGGCGGACCCAAAGGAACGCGCCGAACACATCATGCTCGTCGATCTCGGACGCAACGATGTCGGCCGTGTTGCCTGTTTTGGATCGGTAGAAGTCACCGAGTTCATGCAGGTAGAGAAATACTCTCACGTTCTCCATATCGTCAGCGAGGTGGAAGGCGAGGTCGATTCAGAGGTGACGGCGATGGAGGTTTTTCGCGCGACATTTCCGGCCGGTACGATGACCGGTGCGCCCAAGGTTCGGGCGATGGAGATTATCGACGAGCTGGAGCCGGTAGCGCGCGGCGCGTATGCGGGCGCGGTTGGCTACATCGCGAGCGGCGGGCAGCGAATGGATCTCGCGATCACGATCCGCACGTGCATCATCAGCGGGGGGGTTGCAAGCGTCCAGGCCGGCGCAGGAATCGTCGCTGACTCCGTTGGCGAGCGTGAATGGGAGGAAACGGAGAACAAGGCTGGCGCACTGCTCACGGCGATTGCACGCGTGAGAGCGAGCGGCTGATGGCGCTCGATCTGGCCATGCCGGGTTACGCAAAAATCCGCGTTTCCGGCGCGCGGGGCCTTGTGATCGAACCGTGTCACGCTGTGCTCGAAACCATTCTCGCGTCAGGAACACTCTATTCGTACGCCGCCGCGCAGCCTGAGGCCCGCATCCTGACGGGTCGCGCGCCGGTGTATGCCATCCCACTGGCTGATGGGTGCGGCGATGTCGTGGTCCGGCACGCCATGCGCGGGGGGGCACTGGCCAAAGCAAACAGCGATCTGTTCATGCCCCCCACCCGCGGGCTCCGCGAGCTCGTCAATTCGCTGCGGCTTCGCATCTCGAAAGTATCGACGCCGGAGATCGTTGCGTTCGTAACCTACCGCGCGGGGCCAGTTTTAAGACGCAGCGACGTCGCCACCCGTGAAAT
The Gemmatimonadaceae bacterium DNA segment above includes these coding regions:
- a CDS encoding lipopolysaccharide kinase InaA family protein — translated: MALDLAMPGYAKIRVSGARGLVIEPCHAVLETILASGTLYSYAAAQPEARILTGRAPVYAIPLADGCGDVVVRHAMRGGALAKANSDLFMPPTRGLRELVNSLRLRISKVSTPEIVAFVTYRAGPVLRRSDVATREIKNGHDLFTILARIESGEQRDACLRAARRLMTSLARAGAHHPDLNLRNVLITWDGPDGAAAHVLDVDRIRFHVPGDPMVEQANLARIERSISKWRDSRQIDVTEREISMLRLDAGPGE
- a CDS encoding anthranilate synthase component I family protein — translated: MSNGSFDRFMSLANEPLSNGAMRQGASRIVPVWRDCLLDTDTPVSAFAKVRRGSFAFLLESAPAGGETWARYTFLGTEPQGAWRLRAGTVEDWNSASGWHNARTPADPLADLDSRINSATPVEVPELGAFWTGAVGYFAYDIVRHIENLPRRPGDDGLADSIFIFTRSMIIVDSLRSQARIVVGVHLRDDASRSSTDLRELFDTASLEIDELQRRLRDPSPLGQLALDSNRAPATGRSSIERSAFLDAVERIREYIFAGDCFQVLLSRRIELEADFDPVSLYRVLRALNPSPYMYHVVLDGTEIVGSSPELLVRKTGNRVTVRPIAGTRRRGVDADEDAQLTAELLADPKERAEHIMLVDLGRNDVGRVACFGSVEVTEFMQVEKYSHVLHIVSEVEGEVDSEVTAMEVFRATFPAGTMTGAPKVRAMEIIDELEPVARGAYAGAVGYIASGGQRMDLAITIRTCIISGGVASVQAGAGIVADSVGEREWEETENKAGALLTAIARVRASG